One region of Bacillus zhangzhouensis genomic DNA includes:
- a CDS encoding thioredoxin family protein, which produces MKEIKEHEFKEIEDDLFLLYLYTPFCGTCQLAKKMLAVVDAMQPDIPFYENNVNYSPGFAKAFEIESVPCFLLFKKGELVQKGYAFHSVPYLHEMIETAK; this is translated from the coding sequence ATGAAAGAGATTAAAGAACATGAATTCAAGGAGATAGAGGACGATTTATTTCTTTTATACTTATATACACCGTTTTGCGGAACATGCCAGCTGGCAAAGAAAATGCTGGCAGTCGTAGACGCCATGCAGCCGGATATACCATTTTACGAAAACAATGTAAACTACTCACCTGGCTTTGCGAAAGCATTTGAGATCGAGAGTGTTCCCTGCTTTCTACTGTTTAAAAAAGGTGAATTGGTGCAAAAAGGCTATGCATTTCACTCAGTTCCATATCTTCATGAAATGATTGAAACCGCTAAATAA
- a CDS encoding toprim domain-containing protein has translation MNVEIEKVIIVEGKTDKQKLKEVICEPVTIICTNGTISTSKLDQLVDDLVGKDVYILADSDDAGDKLRKQFRKEFPEALHLFVDRTYREVAASPSAHIASILLAANIDVHSKYL, from the coding sequence ATGAATGTCGAGATAGAAAAGGTCATCATTGTAGAAGGTAAAACAGACAAACAAAAACTAAAAGAAGTCATATGTGAACCTGTTACCATCATTTGCACCAATGGCACGATCAGTACATCAAAGCTGGATCAGCTTGTGGACGATTTAGTGGGGAAAGACGTTTACATATTAGCAGACAGTGACGATGCAGGCGACAAACTGCGGAAGCAATTTCGAAAAGAATTCCCTGAAGCACTTCATCTTTTTGTCGACAGAACGTACCGCGAAGTGGCCGCTTCACCGTCAGCCCACATTGCATCTATTCTATTAGCTGCAAACATTGATGTTCATTCGAAATATTTATGA
- a CDS encoding YusG family protein, with amino-acid sequence MSFQKEHVDITDHVTGRFKESGMVLYHQNEEIGTMISENQYELKSGYSYDQNRFYRLTDTLTGGSEKYVDCDDENGWC; translated from the coding sequence TTGTCTTTTCAAAAAGAACACGTGGATATAACAGATCATGTCACTGGACGATTCAAAGAAAGCGGCATGGTGCTTTATCATCAAAATGAAGAGATTGGCACGATGATTAGTGAAAACCAATATGAGCTGAAATCGGGATATTCCTATGATCAAAATCGTTTTTATCGTCTAACGGATACATTGACAGGCGGATCAGAAAAATATGTAGATTGCGACGATGAAAATGGCTGGTGCTAA
- the gcvH gene encoding glycine cleavage system protein GcvH, with protein MSTPKDLRYSEEHEWVKVEGDKVRIGITHFAQSELGDIVFVELPEVGDKITADEPFGSVESVKTVSELYAPINGTIVEVNDELDDSPEFVNDSPYEKAWMIVVEPADASEIENLMTAEQYEEMTKED; from the coding sequence ATGAGCACACCAAAAGATTTACGTTATTCAGAAGAACATGAATGGGTCAAAGTAGAAGGAGATAAGGTGCGTATCGGTATTACGCATTTTGCTCAATCTGAGCTGGGCGATATCGTGTTCGTTGAGCTTCCTGAAGTAGGAGACAAAATCACAGCGGACGAGCCTTTCGGAAGTGTAGAATCAGTCAAAACAGTTTCTGAACTTTATGCACCGATCAATGGCACAATCGTTGAAGTGAACGATGAACTGGATGACAGCCCAGAATTCGTCAATGACTCTCCATACGAAAAAGCATGGATGATCGTTGTAGAACCAGCTGATGCATCTGAAATCGAGAATTTAATGACTGCTGAGCAATATGAAGAAATGACAAAAGAAGACTAA
- a CDS encoding arsenate reductase family protein, producing the protein MALDFYEYPSCGTCRKAKKWLEAHKKDINSIHIVEETPDKETLKALYEKSGLELKKFFNTSGQKYRELQLKDQLPAMSEDEQLELLASNGMLIKRPITTDGKRVTVGFNEDTFKSVWK; encoded by the coding sequence GTGGCTTTAGATTTTTACGAATACCCATCTTGCGGTACATGCCGAAAAGCAAAAAAGTGGCTGGAAGCACACAAAAAAGACATCAACAGCATACATATCGTCGAAGAGACACCTGATAAAGAAACATTAAAAGCACTTTACGAAAAAAGCGGTTTAGAGCTGAAAAAATTCTTTAATACAAGTGGACAAAAATACCGGGAGCTGCAGCTGAAAGATCAACTTCCTGCAATGTCAGAGGACGAGCAGCTAGAATTACTCGCGTCTAATGGAATGCTGATCAAGCGACCGATTACAACAGACGGTAAACGAGTGACAGTTGGATTTAACGAAGATACATTTAAAAGCGTCTGGAAATGA